One Mercurialis annua linkage group LG3, ddMerAnnu1.2, whole genome shotgun sequence DNA window includes the following coding sequences:
- the LOC126671685 gene encoding protein SAR DEFICIENT 4 has protein sequence MDSTPSQVNIVTGEANPNPDNLTAGTRSPIFITNDSLRSILSHSSLIQHFHTTLPALSATLHTPIRQSHSISPSSSLLLMPSWSSSPSLPYIGVKLVTHFPQNSMLNLPGIHASYVLFSSVTGQTLASMDGTVLTLYRTSCVSGLASKFLAREDSKVLVMIGAGALAPYLIKAHLAVKPSLEKVIIWNRTMKKADELVEKLREECRGVSFESNDNLEEIVGLGDIVSCATNADTPLVKGEKLKLGAHLDLVGSFKETMRECDDEAIKRGKVYVDNEAALVEAGEIVGALDRGVIEKKDVGYLAELINGDAAGRRNSEEITVFKSVGSAVVDMLAAQLVYELYMKKVSTERDV, from the coding sequence ATGGATTCAACACCCAGCCAAGTGAACATCGTTACCGGCGAGGCTAACCCAAATCCAGATAATCTCACCGCCGGCACCAGATCCCCTATTTTCATCACCAATGATTCTCTACGCTCCATCCTCTCACACTCCTCTCTAATCCAACACTTCCACACTACTTTACCCGCTCTCTCCGCCACACTCCATACTCCAATCCGCCAAAGCCATTCTATTTCACCCTCATCCTCTCTCCTTCTCATGCCATCATGGTCCTCATCACCTTCACTTCCTTATATAGGTGTAAAACTTGTCACCCACTTCCCACAAAATTCCATGCTCAACTTGCCTGGAATCCACGCTAGCTATGTGCTTTTCAGCTCCGTCACCGGACAAACTTTGGCCTCTATGGATGGGACTGTCTTGACTCTTTACAGAACTTCTTGTGTTTCTGGGTTGGCATCAAAATTCTTGGCTAGGGAGGATAGCAAGGTTTTGGTTATGATCGGTGCCGGTGCTCTGGCTCCTTATTTGATCAAGGCTCATCTTGCTGTGAAACCCAGTTTGGAAAAGGTGATCATTTGGAACAGAACGATGAAGAAAGCTGATGAATTGGTTGAGAAACTGAGAGAAGAATGCAGAGGTGTGAGTTTTGAAAGTAATGATAATTTGGAGGAGATTGTTGGGTTGGGTGATATTGTGAGCTGTGCTACTAATGCTGATACACCTTTAGTCAAGGGTGAGAAGCTGAAGCTGGGGGCACATCTCGATTTGGTGGGATCGTTTAAGGAGACGATGAGGGAATGCGATGATGAAGCGATAAAGAGAGGGAAAGTATACGTTGATAATGAGGCAGCATTGGTTGAGGCAGGGGAGATTGTCGGAGCGCTTGACAGAGGAGTGATTGAGAAAAAAGATGTCGGGTACCTAGCGGAATTGATCAATGGGGATGCTGCTGGAAGGAGGAATTCTGAGGAGATCACTGTATTTAAGTCTGTTGGTTCTGCAGTTGTAGATATGCTTGCTGCACAGTTGGTCTATGAGCTGTACATGAAAAAGGTTAGTACCGAGAGAGATGTATAA
- the LOC126674695 gene encoding G-type lectin S-receptor-like serine/threonine-protein kinase LECRK4, whose translation MVSLTVFLDYLMIASSLLLLASSAQITAETIPMGSRMTAGSNSSWKSLSGDFAFGFYPLLDGLFLAGIWFDKIPEKTLAWSANRDDPAEIGSTINLKVNGQFVLIHANGTEYLIYNGTSTTSALLQDNGNLVLLNSSSEIIWQSFAFPTDTMLLGQVLVMGQKLYSNANGTVDYSTGRYMLEVQPFDGNIVMSAYQFADPGYWFTLTAGNLSASLVFNQSSAFLYAANGSSVIYSMTRKVPTPIEDYYHRVTINDNGNLQQLVYRKEKGTWIVVWEPDFIAAEPCTVFNVCGVYEFCTSPDNTTVKCECLPGYSPWDPDIPSKGCYPNVVMDFCAPNSSTSDFTIQVIDNADFPNGPFTDMARSSPAELDECKTELANDCFAMAAVLVESVCYKKRMPLLNARRSSPSTNNVVAFLKVPNDNSTLRIHDKDRHESLLIGLVLCSIMALLFAAITIYHHPLARKQVASQKPLEINMRGFSFQELLEATNGFKSKLGKGAFGTVYSGVLILEGKQVEVAVKKLEKIVEQGEKEFLTEVQVIGLTHHKNLVRLLGFCNDRNHRLLVYELMENGTLSKFLFDQEIKPSWDKRAEIALEIAGGLLYLHEECETQIIHCDIKPQNVLLDKNYRAKISDFGLAKLLMKDQTRTSTKIRGTMGYMAPEWLKNAPVTTKIDVYSFGVMLLEIIFCKRHLELHQVDEEGDEMVLVDWVVCCIRADKLAAIVSHDHELLEDFTRFERMVMVGLWCVCPNPTLRPSMNNVILMLEGTTQAGIPPIINAQYF comes from the coding sequence ATGGTTTCCTTAACAGTCTTTCTTGATTATCTTATGATTGCTTCTTCCTTATTACTACTTGCCTCTTCTGCCCAAATTACTGCAGAAACAATCCCCATGGGTTCCAGAATGACAGCTGGGAGTAATTCTTCATGGAAATCACTTTCTGGTGATTTTGCTTTCGGGTTTTATCCCCTTCTTGATGGTTTATTTCTAGCTGGTATTTGGTTTGATAAAATCCCAGAGAAAACATTAGCTTGGTCAGCTAACCGCGATGATCCTGCTGAGATTGGATCAACCATTAACCTGAAAGTCAACGGTCAATTTGTGCTCATACATGCAAATGGAACAGAGTACTTGATATACAATGGCACATCCACTACTTCAGCTCTTTTGCAAGACAATGGCAATCTTGTATTGCTAAACTCTTCCTCAGAAATTATCTGGCAAAGCTTTGCTTTTCCCACGGACACTATGTTATTAGGCCAAGTCCTGGTAATGGGACAGAAATTGTATTCTAACGCTAATGGAACCGTGGATTACTCGACAGGACGATACATGTTGGAGGTTCAGCCTTTTGATGGAAATATTGTTATGTCTGCATACCAGTTTGCGGATCCTGGTTATTGGTTTACTTTAACTGCTGGAAACCTAAGCGCGAGCTTAGTTTTCAATCAGAGTAGCGCTTTCTTGTATGCAGCGAATGGCTCTTCAGTTATATACTCAATGACTAGAAAAGTTCCTACTCCAATTGAAGATTATTATCATCGAGTGACAATCAATGACAATGGAAATCTGCAGCAACTTGTTTACAGAAAAGAAAAGGGCACGTGGATAGTTGTATGGGAGCCAGATTTCATTGCTGCAGAGCCTTGCACAGTGTTTAATGTTTGTGGGGTTTATGAGTTCTGCACTTCACCTGATAATACAACTGTTAAATGTGAGTGCTTGCCTGGGTACTCTCCGTGGGATCCCGACATTCCTTCAAAAGGATGCTACCCAAATGTCGTGATGGATTTTTGTGCTCCGAATTCTTCCACTTCAGATTTCACTATCCAAGTGATTGATAATGCTGATTTTCCAAATGGGCCTTTTACAGATATGGCAAGAAGCTCGCCAGCTGAATTGGATGAATGCAAGACGGAACTCGCAAATGACTGTTTTGCAATGGCAGCTGTCTTGGTTGAATCTGTGTGTTACAAGAAGAGAATGCCTTTATTGAATGCTAGAAGAAGCTCTCCTTCAACAAACAATGTAGTGGCATTTCTTAAAGTACCAAATGATAACAGCACGCTCAGAATTCATGATAAAGACAGACATGAATCTCTGCTGATTGGACTTGTGCTGTGTTCAATCATGGCTTTGCTCTTTGCAGCCATTACCATTTACCATCACCCTCTAGCTCGTAAGCAGGTTGCGAGTCAAAAGCCGTTGGAGATAAATATGAGAGGGTTTTCATTCCAGGAGCTGCTTGAAGCTACAAATGGGTTCAAGAGTAAACTCGGAAAAGGAGCATTTGGTACTGTTTATAGTGGAGTTTTGATCTTAGAGGGTAAACAAGTTGAGGTTGCTGTTAAGAAGCTAGAGAAAATTGTGGAACAAGGGGAAAAAGAATTCCTGACTGAAGTGCAAGTAATTGGTCTAACTCATCATAAGAATCTTGTCAGGCTGTTGGGTTTCTGTAATGATCGAAATCATCGACTTCTAGTTTATGAGCTGATGGAAAATGGAACCTTATCTAAATTTTTGTTTGATCAAGAGATTAAACCCAGTTGGGATAAAAGAGCAGAAATTGCACTTGAAATTGCTGGAGGGCTGTTGTACTTGCATGAAGAGTGTGAGACCCAAATTATCCATTGTGACATAAAGCCACAAAATGTTCTTCTTGACAAAAATTACAGAGCCAAAATATCAGATTTCGGTCTGGCAAAACTCTTGATGAAAGACCAGACTCGAACGAGCACCAAAATTAGAGGTACCATGGGATACATGGCTCCAGAGTGGCTCAAGAATGCTCCTGTGACGACCAAAATCGACGTCTACAGCTTTGGTGTGATGCTATTAGAGATTATTTTCTGCAAAAGGCACTTAGAGTTGCACCAAGTTGACGAAGAAGGCGATGAAATGGTTCTAGTCGATTGGGTTGTATGTTGTATCAGAGCTGATAAGTTAGCAGCCATTGTGAGCCATGATCATGAACTCTTAGAGGATTTTACGAGGTTTGAGAGAATGGTGATGGTGGGACTGTGGTGCGTGTGTCCTAATCCGACTCTTCGCCCATCGATGAACAACGTTATACTCATGTTAGAAGGAACAACCCAAGCTGGAATTCCTCCTATAATCAATGcacaatatttttaa
- the LOC126673011 gene encoding G-type lectin S-receptor-like serine/threonine-protein kinase LECRK2 has product MATTKFLSFLVILTNLYSLLHAQIPQNISLGSGITAGTNVTWRSISGEFAFGFYPLHNNLYLMGIWFDKIPEKTLIWSANRNSPAEPGSTIRLTFAGQLFLTYSNGTVRPVYNGAAAGLGFMQNDGNFVLRDDSSRIVWQSFDSPTDSLVPGQVLRNGQKIYSNVKGSSDYSVGNFMLEMQYDGNLVLSAYKFSDPGYWYTGTLVGNVSLVFNPDASLYLVNSTNDEIYSLRTNFSAPVGEFYYRATIDDRGNFRHFVYRKSNGTRWASVWQAVDEPCFVNSVCGVNGFCTSPDNKTVNCGCIPGYVPLDRDDVSKGCRPETVVNYCADASVRNFEVQVIDDADFPFEGFADLSRVLNVDEEGCKEALMNDCYSLAASLIDSRCNKKRAPLLNARKSASTKGRKAFVKVPMKISNPEIPKDSKENDFNVGAFLKISLIVSVVFASVFGATAFYYHPTSRRLFIRGGYSSNTNTIGINFREFNYSELHEATNGFSRTLGRGSSAKVYGGTLRFKDVQIDIAVKKLVKDIEKSDEEFRAELKIIGRTHHKNLVRLLGFCAENNQRLLVFELMANGSLSNLLFGEGVKARWNLRAELVLGIARGL; this is encoded by the coding sequence ATGGCTACCACCAAATTTCTTTCATTTCTTGTCATACTAACAAATTTGTATAGCTTATTGCATGCCCAGATTCCACAAAATATTAGCTTAGGATCCGGTATTACCGCCGGCACCAATGTTACTTGGCGGTCAATCTCCGGCGAATTTGCATTCGGTTTCTACCCTCTCCATAATAATCTATACCTCATGGGAATTTGGTTCGACAAAATCCCGGAAAAAACACTAATCTGGTCAGCCAACCGAAACTCTCCTGCAGAACCTGGATCCACCATCCGACTAACTTTTGCCGGTCAGCTTTTCTTGACATACTCCAACGGTACTGTTCGTCCTGTATACAACGGTGCAGCTGCAGGTTTAGGCTTCATGCaaaatgatggcaattttgTGTTGAGAGATGACAGTTCAAGAATTGTCTGGCAGAGCTTTGATTCTCCGACGGATTCGCTCGTGCCAGGTCAGGTTCTGAGGAATGGCCAGAAGATTTATTCTAACGTGAAAGGGAGTTCCGATTACTCGGTCGGGAACTTCATGTTGGAAATGCAATATGATGGGAATTTGGTGCTGTCTGCTTATAAATTTTCTGATCCTGGTTATTGGTATACAGGAACTCTAGTTGGCAATGTGAGTCTAGTGTTTAATCCTGACGCTAGTCTGTACCTTGTGAATAGTACTAATGATGAAATTTACTCGTTGAGAACGAATTTCTCGGCTCCTGTCGGGGAGTTTTATTATCGTGCAACGATTGATGATCGCGGGAATTTCCGACATTTTGTTTATCGTAAATCTAACGGAACTAGATGGGCGAGTGTGTGGCAAGCTGTGGATGAACCTTGCTTTGTGAATTCTGTGTGTGGTGTCAATGGCTTTTGTACTTCTCCTGATAATAAAACAGTGAATTGTGGTTGTATACCGGGTTATGTTCCGTTGGATCGTGATGATGTTTCGAAAGGGTGTCGTCCGGAAACTGTAGTGAACTATTGTGCAGATGCTTCGGTGAGGAACTTCGAAGTACAAGTGATTGATGATGCGGATTTTCCTTTTGAGGGTTTCGCGGATTTGAGTCGAGTATTGAATGTTGACGAGGAGGGATGTAAAGAAGCTCTTATGAACGACTGCTATAGTTTGGCGGCTTCTTTGATCGATTCTAGATGCAACAAGAAAAGAGCGCCCCTGCTAAATGCTAGAAAGAGCGCGTCTACTAAAGGAAGAAAGGCGTTCGTCAAGGTACCAATGAAGATTAGCAATCCTGAAATTCCGAAAGATAGCAAGGAAAATGATTTTAATGTTGGAGCGTTTCTCAAGATTAGTCTAATTGTTAGTGTTGTATTTGCTTCTGTGTTCGGAGCCACTGCCTTCTATTACCATCCCACTTCCCGGAGACTTTTTATCCGGGGGGGCTACTCTTCTAATACGAATACCATCGGAATTAACTTTCGAGAATTCAACTACTCAGAATTGCATGAAGCAACCAACGGGTTTAGCAGGACATTAGGCAGAGGATCCTCTGCTAAAGTTTACGGAGGAACTCTACGCTTCAAGGACGTACAGATTGATATTGCAGTGAAGAAGCTAGTGAAAGATATTGAAAAAAGCGATGAGGAGTTCAGGGCGGAGCTGAAGATAATAGGCCGTACACACCACAAGAACTTAGTAAGATTATTGGGATTCTGTGCTGAAAACAATCAGAGGCTTCTAGTTTTCGAGTTGATGGCCAATGGGTCGCTATCTAATCTTCTATTTGGGGAGGGAGTAAAAGCAAGGTGGAACCTGAGGGCAGAATTGGTGCTCGGAATTGCGAGAGGATTGTGA